In one Natronosalvus amylolyticus genomic region, the following are encoded:
- a CDS encoding DUF6603 domain-containing protein, with product MTDLDDYSTSDRLLIEVTRVFEPLIDAIEDAADGDRTSLFILCESVGIDVSEVEAELVTVNDVLAGIEPAVEVVDTVHSVVADEEIPSVEDVRSTVDAVKDIVEAMRTLDDLSIPTVEFEDGFGTTLLEYFLVTYVDTYHPSVADSLRMIGVIHDDGPGEVESVDFSQIPATLSDPKAALETTLEWGESSFDPVIVLYYLRRAAWELSLPARFDGVADFVDYPEGTTDDDEGEPGGPDVLDPSDDPFDDLGGGTDGPFSTLTVPALMLDGGVGSATSGIQVVPIPRPDGIPGLAIVPYGDLTTTQSFDFGDEWSIDMQASGGFDEWGIVVYPDAEPELRQVGDASDPPAELHGEITVQRDAGDDGTTVLGDPGAAGIALHSVGLTARIDYDGDGVSVSIALPTTGSISAHPDAFDGFLSKVLPSDGIDHQFAVTVGWSSHEGLFFERGGDLEVSIPQQASLGPVTFKEIYLSVRPGPDGEDGSDADDRTIRLTGAASANVEIGPATGTVTRMGLDAALTFPEDDPFPPELDLGFKPPDGIGLTIDTGEVVGGGYLDFDHENNRYAGTIQLHVGDITINAVGLLTTELPDGGNGFSLLVLIAGEFTPIELGLGFTLNGVGGLVGINRSIKTDPLREAVTTGSLDSVLFPQDVVANAQQIVSDLRTIFPPTRGTHVFGPMVRIGWGTPTLITGDLGVVLEIPSMKVTILGRVSVVLPDGDDAVINLNLNAIGVIDPEQKTVAIDATLYESRILEFTLSGDFAVRSGWGNNSRFILSAGGFHPAYDPPGDFPELDRVRASLGDPDSNLSIELSGFFAVTSNTAQVGGKIEAHATAGSLKAEGVIELKALFEFDPFKFVFDFRAGFSVTYKGKGVTLTLSGRLAGPTPWRVDGKVSFSIGFFSVSKSVNATIGSESDADALPPADVMSKLVGELEEPGNWSAQRPVDADGLVTVREIDKTELANEDGDSIVLVHPLGGLSFRQTVVPLDFRIETFGNARPARFRKFTIDGVAGASDESALDLTGVVTEQFAPGQYLELTDEEQLDSPAFESHAAGRKIETGAVYRGGTSETLAANTRQTTLRYETIVEDRRKDTWATPLAELGHFRTLENSASYLAESRDIALAFDEVGAVATGEARLTPEKRYDRPISMETTTVTAAVAAEGDDPTQTVATGAAETTVVDDQFVQTEAANLQTSSVDATAMAAAGTSSTQVDGDSSGDASSPTLSKTATMRVDSASDTISLHGTAERIQTAEVASDDVDQPTKTVKATVASSRVGFDSDEMADSATLPGSDTTSDSASSSGMETSARGSSGLSVRGSRYLVVDAGDMTPAPIRDNTRPTSKATAKRALSRHVARNPSDEGRYQVVSARRVRETATDTTEGTQ from the coding sequence ATGACCGATTTAGACGACTACTCGACCTCGGACCGACTGCTCATCGAAGTGACCCGCGTCTTCGAACCCCTAATCGATGCAATCGAAGACGCCGCCGACGGCGACCGGACGTCGCTTTTCATCCTCTGTGAATCGGTCGGGATCGACGTCTCGGAAGTTGAGGCGGAACTCGTAACGGTCAACGACGTCCTTGCAGGGATCGAACCCGCGGTCGAGGTAGTGGACACCGTTCACTCGGTCGTCGCAGACGAAGAGATTCCGTCGGTCGAAGACGTTCGCTCGACCGTCGACGCAGTCAAAGATATCGTCGAGGCGATGCGGACACTCGACGACCTCTCCATTCCCACGGTCGAGTTCGAGGACGGATTCGGCACCACACTGCTCGAGTACTTCCTCGTCACCTACGTCGACACGTACCATCCGTCAGTCGCGGACTCGCTCCGGATGATTGGCGTGATCCACGACGACGGGCCGGGTGAGGTCGAGTCGGTTGACTTTTCGCAGATTCCCGCTACGCTTTCCGATCCGAAAGCGGCACTCGAGACGACGCTAGAGTGGGGCGAGTCGTCGTTCGACCCGGTGATCGTACTGTATTACCTTCGACGAGCAGCCTGGGAGTTGTCGCTCCCGGCCAGGTTCGACGGTGTCGCCGATTTTGTCGACTATCCCGAGGGAACCACTGACGATGACGAAGGCGAACCCGGTGGCCCCGATGTCCTCGATCCGAGCGACGATCCCTTCGACGACCTCGGTGGGGGAACCGACGGTCCGTTCTCGACGCTCACCGTTCCAGCACTCATGCTCGACGGCGGCGTCGGGAGTGCTACGAGCGGTATACAGGTCGTCCCGATCCCGCGTCCGGACGGGATTCCGGGGTTGGCGATCGTCCCCTACGGCGACCTGACCACGACCCAATCGTTCGACTTCGGAGACGAGTGGTCGATCGATATGCAAGCGTCAGGTGGCTTCGACGAGTGGGGAATCGTCGTCTATCCGGACGCCGAACCTGAACTCCGCCAGGTCGGTGACGCCTCAGATCCACCGGCAGAACTCCACGGTGAGATAACCGTCCAACGGGATGCCGGCGACGACGGAACGACCGTCCTCGGTGATCCTGGGGCGGCGGGGATCGCCCTCCACTCTGTCGGGCTCACGGCACGGATAGACTACGACGGCGACGGCGTATCCGTTTCGATTGCCCTTCCGACGACTGGCTCCATCTCCGCCCACCCGGACGCATTCGACGGCTTTCTCTCCAAGGTGCTTCCGAGCGATGGGATTGACCACCAGTTCGCCGTCACCGTGGGCTGGTCCTCGCACGAAGGGCTGTTCTTCGAGCGAGGGGGTGACCTCGAGGTGTCGATTCCACAGCAGGCCTCCCTTGGCCCGGTCACGTTCAAGGAGATCTATCTGTCCGTCCGTCCCGGTCCGGACGGAGAGGACGGGTCCGACGCTGACGACCGGACGATTCGACTGACCGGGGCGGCCTCAGCGAACGTCGAAATCGGGCCCGCAACCGGGACAGTCACGCGGATGGGACTCGATGCGGCGCTCACGTTTCCGGAGGACGATCCCTTCCCGCCCGAACTCGACCTCGGTTTCAAACCACCAGATGGTATCGGGCTGACGATCGATACCGGAGAGGTGGTTGGCGGTGGCTATCTCGACTTCGATCACGAAAACAATCGATACGCGGGGACGATTCAGCTCCACGTCGGCGACATCACGATCAATGCCGTTGGACTGTTGACCACGGAACTTCCCGACGGCGGCAATGGTTTCTCGTTACTCGTCCTTATCGCTGGGGAGTTTACACCCATCGAACTGGGCCTGGGATTCACGCTCAACGGGGTCGGTGGACTGGTCGGTATCAACCGATCTATCAAGACGGACCCCCTTCGTGAGGCCGTTACCACCGGTTCGCTCGACTCGGTGTTGTTCCCACAGGACGTCGTGGCCAACGCCCAGCAGATCGTCAGTGATCTGCGAACGATCTTCCCACCAACGCGAGGTACGCACGTCTTCGGCCCGATGGTCCGGATCGGCTGGGGGACGCCCACGCTGATCACTGGCGATCTGGGCGTCGTCCTCGAGATCCCGTCGATGAAGGTGACGATCCTCGGTCGGGTCTCGGTGGTGTTACCCGACGGAGATGATGCGGTTATCAACCTGAACCTGAACGCCATAGGGGTGATCGATCCCGAACAGAAGACCGTCGCGATCGACGCCACGCTGTACGAGTCCCGAATTCTCGAATTTACCCTGAGCGGGGATTTCGCTGTTCGGAGTGGCTGGGGGAACAACTCGAGATTCATCCTTTCGGCGGGCGGGTTCCACCCGGCGTACGATCCACCGGGCGATTTTCCCGAACTTGACCGTGTCAGAGCTAGCCTGGGCGATCCCGATAGCAACCTTTCGATCGAACTGTCGGGCTTCTTTGCGGTGACGTCGAACACGGCACAGGTCGGCGGCAAGATCGAGGCGCACGCGACGGCCGGTTCGCTCAAAGCTGAAGGCGTGATCGAGCTCAAAGCCCTCTTCGAGTTCGATCCGTTCAAGTTCGTCTTCGACTTCCGGGCCGGTTTTTCAGTTACGTATAAAGGGAAAGGCGTCACGTTGACGCTGAGCGGTCGCCTTGCCGGACCGACGCCGTGGCGAGTCGACGGTAAAGTCAGTTTCAGCATCGGCTTTTTCTCCGTCAGCAAAAGCGTTAACGCGACCATCGGCTCCGAAAGCGACGCCGATGCGTTGCCGCCGGCCGACGTCATGTCGAAACTGGTCGGCGAACTCGAGGAGCCGGGTAACTGGAGCGCCCAGCGACCCGTGGACGCGGATGGCCTCGTGACCGTTCGCGAGATCGACAAAACGGAACTGGCGAACGAGGACGGCGATTCGATCGTGCTAGTTCACCCGCTCGGGGGTTTGTCGTTCCGCCAGACGGTCGTTCCACTCGACTTCCGGATCGAAACCTTCGGCAACGCGCGACCGGCCCGGTTCAGGAAGTTCACCATAGACGGCGTGGCCGGGGCCAGTGACGAGAGCGCGCTGGATTTGACCGGCGTCGTCACCGAACAGTTCGCCCCCGGTCAGTACCTCGAGTTGACCGACGAGGAGCAACTCGACAGTCCGGCGTTCGAATCCCACGCGGCGGGTCGAAAGATCGAGACGGGAGCAGTCTACCGCGGCGGGACGAGCGAGACGCTCGCGGCGAACACTCGGCAGACGACGCTGCGGTACGAGACGATCGTCGAAGACCGGCGCAAGGACACCTGGGCGACGCCGCTGGCCGAACTCGGCCACTTCAGGACGCTCGAGAACTCGGCGTCGTATCTCGCTGAGTCTCGCGATATCGCGCTGGCGTTCGACGAGGTCGGCGCTGTCGCGACGGGAGAAGCCCGTTTGACGCCCGAAAAGCGGTACGATCGCCCGATTTCGATGGAAACGACGACGGTGACGGCGGCGGTGGCGGCTGAGGGAGACGACCCAACCCAGACGGTTGCGACCGGCGCGGCTGAGACAACGGTGGTGGACGACCAATTCGTACAGACGGAGGCGGCCAACTTACAGACGTCGTCGGTGGATGCGACAGCGATGGCCGCTGCAGGGACCTCGAGTACCCAGGTGGACGGGGACTCGAGCGGGGACGCCTCGAGTCCGACGCTCTCGAAGACGGCGACGATGCGCGTGGATTCGGCGTCCGATACGATTTCCCTCCACGGGACGGCTGAGCGGATTCAGACGGCCGAAGTCGCGTCGGACGACGTCGACCAGCCGACGAAAACGGTGAAAGCCACCGTTGCATCGTCGAGGGTGGGTTTCGATTCGGATGAGATGGCCGATTCCGCCACACTGCCTGGTTCCGACACAACGTCCGACTCCGCCTCGAGTTCCGGGATGGAGACGTCGGCTCGAGGTTCGAGCGGACTCTCGGTTCGTGGGTCGAGGTACCTGGTCGTCGATGCGGGCGATATGACGCCGGCTCCGATTCGCGACAACACCCGACCGACGAGCAAGGCTACTGCCAAGCGCGCGCTTTCGCGCCACGTCGCGCGAAACCCATCGGACGAGGGACGGTATCAGGTGGTTTCGGCCCGTCGCGTCCGCGAAACCGCCACTGACACCACGGAGGGCACGCAATGA
- a CDS encoding PKD domain-containing protein, which translates to MSNNFHDSSRSDGARAAHFSPATVLIVVIGLLFILGAGTILVGANTVGGPVDGPSGTSFLAVQPEPVCAVSSSSVAVGESVTIDASESENVARASFDFTGDGAFDVEETTNLVQTTSYDEPGEYQPWVQVWSEDGETDRIKCGVVTVEAAEGPTASFTVDPETAEVGQSVSFDASDSSSDLGDIVEYGWDFTGDGSVDEGTSDPTISYAYDSPGSYTVELTVVDEERNMATTTETVTVEDTGPVAACSVSSTTVQPGETVTIDASDSENAIAANFDFEGDGDWDEQWTGEFVQTMSYAEPGTYTPVVRVWDDMERNDDTTCATITVEDPDQPTAAFTFGPETPAPGETVTFDASDSSSPNGDILSYRWDLTGDGTFDVVTSEPVITHTYESSGFRSVSLRIVDEIERTDDTTQTVLVEEPPPVPACSVSSTALEPGETVTIDASDSENAEYASFDFNGDGTNEIDRVETFVVETSYDEPGEYTPVVTAWRHFEYGESVECATITVADAEPPTASFTIDPETPQTGEEVTFDASASSSPTGEILEYWWDFTGDGTVDRTTSDPVTTYTYETEGIKSVSLTVMDARELTGTDEGSVAVRTTEDPDPEPDPEPVAVCAVSSTSAEPGQPVTIDASDSENADAVSFDFEGDGEWDEQWTDEFVQTTSYAEPGTYTPVVRVWNFQERGDTVECATIVVTEPESEAERADPIADLSADPRTPELGQTVTFDASDSSAPDGDIVAYRWDLTGDGTFEEMTDEPTVTHAFDEPGTYTTTVEVEDDAGATATATTTVRILEPAPVAVCRVSSTELEPGDEVTIDLRDSENAIAVNVDFDGNGEWDERWTDEFVLTTRFEEPGEYTPTVLVWDDTERSDEADCATVTVSEPASSGSFIDVPGGGFDIGIEHVGAGVLLAAALAGLAYAAGPFGGGGSSSGGSGNRRTPPPKPPSGGATERPARYETGITTVPGRGGTVSVTGIGFRPDMLVLTATNADSDAEGASPANRTAGWTHGVAVDGEEALEQHAITVGDDSQSVERGTCGVRTGDAFDMVVHGDRSLGRVRASVSSFTDDGFELRVRTTGGDVDHPEVRLLYQAFDTGTDLEVDAGQFSTPTEPGHQHVPLSVDASVVTLAGSTAVTGSGGSGTWTTDRSIGLSIGAAVSGEPAGVSADGGHLEQAVWNGTVSPGRANHASALCGTNGALALCYQDGDRIAGRTTASVTGLGEALELRYDRTYSGPHKIDPAGSHPISYLAIDAGELTPAVGAVRAPAPGDTLEIDCGFEPGLIEVTTSQSAALGHARHTGDVPFGWSTGTAIVRDGTLAQYALSGAGSVPEPEYDPGSIEAASPAPEPAVATPVGQAGSEPMSGVEFAESKIPTSSAVDSSFEHVLEKSEETELTDGGTDEGEDPKSARADANSKPAMTGVSAHRATLEAEATPMATSTAKDGSELEAAVQEGPVLETTEAVDATVTEAVDSPAKTPVGDTTGGGVTAGDDDGEIREPIGDGHVASTLAVDDDGLIVGRDTVRVESVTESGFSVAVDSHRVADHDRRQENRPYLWYRAWPALEATGTEADSSTSSGERTQEDHE; encoded by the coding sequence ATGTCGAATAATTTTCACGATTCGAGCCGGTCAGATGGGGCGAGAGCCGCTCACTTCAGCCCGGCGACTGTCCTTATCGTCGTGATTGGTCTGCTTTTCATCCTGGGTGCTGGCACGATACTCGTCGGCGCGAACACCGTCGGCGGGCCAGTCGATGGACCATCTGGGACGTCGTTCCTGGCTGTCCAACCCGAGCCAGTCTGTGCAGTTTCGAGTTCCTCCGTCGCGGTCGGTGAATCGGTAACTATCGACGCAAGTGAGTCCGAAAACGTCGCTCGAGCGAGTTTCGATTTTACCGGCGACGGGGCCTTCGACGTCGAGGAAACGACCAATCTGGTCCAGACGACGAGCTACGACGAGCCGGGAGAGTATCAGCCCTGGGTGCAGGTATGGTCTGAAGACGGTGAGACGGACCGAATCAAGTGCGGGGTCGTCACTGTCGAAGCCGCTGAGGGTCCCACCGCGTCGTTCACTGTCGATCCGGAGACGGCCGAGGTAGGCCAGTCGGTGAGTTTCGACGCCAGTGACTCGAGTTCCGATTTGGGGGACATCGTCGAATACGGGTGGGACTTCACCGGCGATGGAAGCGTGGACGAGGGGACCAGTGATCCAACGATATCGTACGCGTACGACTCCCCAGGCAGTTACACGGTGGAACTAACCGTCGTCGACGAAGAGCGGAACATGGCGACGACGACGGAGACCGTCACCGTCGAGGATACCGGTCCGGTCGCCGCCTGCTCGGTCTCGAGTACGACCGTTCAGCCGGGGGAAACGGTCACGATAGACGCCAGCGACTCGGAAAACGCGATTGCGGCCAATTTCGACTTTGAAGGGGATGGAGACTGGGACGAACAGTGGACCGGCGAGTTCGTCCAGACGATGAGCTACGCCGAACCGGGAACTTACACCCCGGTTGTCAGGGTCTGGGACGACATGGAGCGTAACGACGACACGACGTGTGCCACGATCACCGTCGAAGATCCGGACCAGCCGACGGCCGCCTTTACGTTCGGTCCCGAGACGCCAGCGCCCGGTGAAACGGTGACGTTCGACGCGAGCGATTCTTCGTCCCCGAACGGCGACATCCTCTCCTATCGCTGGGACCTCACCGGTGACGGGACGTTCGACGTGGTTACGTCCGAACCTGTCATCACGCACACGTACGAGAGTAGCGGCTTCCGTAGCGTGTCCTTACGCATCGTCGACGAAATCGAGCGCACGGACGATACCACACAGACCGTCCTCGTGGAGGAGCCGCCACCGGTTCCCGCGTGTTCGGTCTCGAGTACGGCCCTCGAGCCCGGGGAAACAGTCACGATCGACGCCAGCGACTCCGAAAATGCCGAATACGCGAGCTTCGACTTCAACGGCGACGGAACCAACGAGATCGACCGTGTGGAAACCTTCGTCGTCGAGACGAGCTACGACGAACCCGGCGAGTACACGCCCGTCGTCACCGCCTGGCGCCACTTCGAGTACGGGGAGTCCGTCGAGTGCGCGACGATCACCGTCGCCGATGCGGAACCGCCGACGGCGTCGTTCACGATCGACCCCGAAACGCCCCAGACCGGGGAGGAAGTCACGTTCGACGCCAGCGCCTCGAGTTCGCCGACGGGCGAGATCCTCGAGTACTGGTGGGACTTCACCGGCGACGGCACCGTCGACAGGACCACCAGCGATCCCGTGACGACGTACACCTACGAGACCGAGGGGATCAAATCGGTCTCGCTCACCGTGATGGACGCTCGCGAACTGACGGGGACCGACGAGGGGTCGGTGGCGGTTCGAACGACCGAGGATCCCGATCCAGAGCCGGATCCGGAACCGGTCGCCGTTTGTGCAGTCTCGAGTACTTCGGCTGAACCCGGGCAACCGGTCACGATCGACGCCAGCGATTCCGAGAACGCGGACGCTGTCAGCTTCGACTTCGAGGGCGACGGGGAGTGGGACGAACAGTGGACCGACGAGTTCGTCCAGACGACGAGCTACGCCGAACCGGGAACCTACACGCCCGTCGTCCGGGTCTGGAACTTCCAGGAACGCGGCGACACCGTCGAGTGTGCGACGATCGTCGTTACTGAACCGGAATCGGAAGCCGAGCGTGCGGATCCAATCGCCGACCTGTCTGCTGATCCGCGTACGCCCGAACTGGGCCAGACGGTGACGTTCGATGCGAGCGACTCGAGCGCCCCCGACGGCGATATCGTCGCCTACCGCTGGGATCTGACCGGCGACGGCACCTTCGAGGAAATGACGGACGAACCGACGGTGACACACGCATTCGACGAACCGGGAACCTATACGACCACGGTCGAGGTCGAAGACGACGCGGGTGCGACGGCGACGGCAACGACGACGGTACGGATCCTCGAGCCGGCACCCGTGGCGGTCTGTCGAGTGTCGAGTACGGAACTCGAACCCGGTGACGAGGTCACGATAGACCTGCGCGACTCCGAAAACGCCATCGCGGTGAACGTCGACTTCGACGGAAACGGCGAGTGGGACGAACGGTGGACCGACGAGTTCGTCCTGACGACGCGCTTCGAGGAACCGGGCGAGTACACGCCGACCGTCCTTGTCTGGGACGACACCGAACGCAGCGACGAGGCCGACTGTGCGACCGTGACCGTGAGCGAGCCAGCCTCGAGCGGGTCGTTCATCGACGTCCCGGGTGGCGGATTCGACATCGGTATCGAACACGTGGGCGCTGGCGTCTTGCTCGCTGCCGCGCTCGCGGGACTCGCCTACGCGGCCGGCCCGTTTGGCGGCGGTGGCTCGTCTTCGGGAGGATCGGGCAACCGGCGGACGCCGCCACCGAAGCCGCCATCAGGAGGTGCCACGGAACGCCCGGCACGATACGAGACTGGCATCACGACGGTCCCCGGTCGCGGGGGGACAGTCTCGGTGACGGGAATCGGGTTCCGGCCCGATATGCTCGTTCTGACGGCGACGAACGCCGACTCGGACGCCGAGGGAGCGTCTCCGGCCAATCGGACGGCGGGCTGGACACACGGCGTCGCGGTCGATGGCGAGGAGGCCCTCGAACAACACGCGATCACGGTCGGCGACGATTCACAGAGTGTCGAACGGGGCACTTGTGGCGTTCGGACCGGTGACGCGTTCGACATGGTCGTCCACGGCGACCGGTCGCTCGGGCGCGTTCGCGCGTCAGTGAGCTCGTTTACGGACGACGGATTCGAGTTGCGCGTTCGGACGACAGGCGGCGACGTGGACCACCCCGAGGTTCGTCTCCTCTACCAGGCGTTCGACACGGGCACGGATCTCGAGGTGGACGCGGGACAGTTCTCGACGCCGACCGAACCCGGCCACCAGCACGTGCCGCTCTCGGTCGATGCCAGCGTCGTGACGTTGGCGGGATCGACGGCGGTCACCGGTAGCGGGGGCAGTGGAACCTGGACGACCGACCGCTCGATCGGCCTTTCTATCGGCGCCGCTGTCAGTGGTGAGCCAGCGGGCGTCAGCGCCGACGGTGGGCACCTCGAGCAGGCGGTCTGGAACGGAACCGTCTCGCCGGGCCGAGCAAACCACGCGAGTGCCCTGTGTGGGACCAACGGCGCGCTGGCGCTGTGTTACCAGGACGGCGACCGGATCGCCGGACGAACCACGGCCTCGGTTACCGGACTCGGTGAGGCTCTCGAGTTGCGCTACGACCGAACCTACAGCGGGCCACACAAGATCGATCCGGCCGGTTCGCACCCGATCAGCTACCTCGCGATCGACGCCGGGGAGTTGACGCCTGCGGTCGGTGCGGTACGGGCACCGGCACCCGGCGACACCCTCGAGATCGACTGCGGGTTCGAGCCGGGATTGATCGAGGTGACGACCTCCCAGTCGGCCGCCCTCGGTCACGCCCGCCACACGGGAGACGTCCCCTTCGGCTGGTCGACGGGGACGGCAATCGTTCGCGATGGGACGCTCGCACAGTACGCGCTGTCTGGAGCCGGTTCGGTTCCCGAGCCCGAGTACGACCCTGGGAGTATCGAAGCCGCCTCGCCTGCACCCGAACCTGCCGTGGCGACGCCGGTGGGCCAGGCGGGTTCGGAACCGATGTCGGGAGTCGAGTTCGCCGAATCGAAGATCCCGACGTCGAGTGCCGTCGACAGCTCGTTCGAACACGTCCTCGAGAAGTCCGAGGAGACGGAACTCACCGATGGCGGAACGGACGAAGGTGAGGATCCGAAATCGGCTCGCGCGGATGCGAATTCGAAACCGGCGATGACAGGCGTGAGCGCACATCGGGCGACCCTCGAAGCGGAGGCAACGCCGATGGCTACATCGACGGCCAAGGACGGCTCGGAACTCGAGGCGGCGGTGCAAGAGGGCCCAGTGCTCGAGACGACGGAAGCGGTCGACGCCACGGTAACGGAGGCGGTCGACTCACCCGCGAAAACACCTGTCGGCGACACGACGGGGGGCGGTGTGACTGCCGGGGACGACGATGGGGAGATTCGGGAACCTATCGGTGACGGGCACGTCGCATCGACGCTCGCCGTCGACGACGACGGCTTGATCGTCGGTCGTGACACCGTTCGCGTCGAGTCGGTCACCGAGAGCGGCTTTTCGGTCGCCGTCGACAGCCATCGGGTGGCGGACCACGACCGCCGCCAGGAGAACCGGCCGTACCTGTGGTATCGGGCGTGGCCGGCGCTCGAGGCGACTGGGACGGAGGCCGACAGTTCGACGAGTTCCGGTGAGAGGACACAGGAGGATCATGAGTAA
- a CDS encoding dihydrolipoyl dehydrogenase family protein yields MDTLHVAIVGAYGSAGVATADELLERTDESTQNVQLTLIDDGDPGGGLCILEGCMPSKDVLSAAKHQYQARHDDRLEGKVNAIPERVIEQKDDHIHGFAEHRRNHVHELAERERVEFVHDRARFVDDRTLAVGDRTIEPDYVVIATGSSLNVPELPGIGTVDWNSSADVLDATTFPDSAIAMGFGYIGLELVPYLSEVGDVDITVIEHDDRPLDAFDPAYGETILEVYREHFGVEILTEADEQRLERTDDDGVRLTVDRHGTESTVEADNLYLFTGRRPNVEGLGLEQTGLEATRGWVEPTMQARDVERVFVVGDVNGHEPILHVAKEQGFAAGANILRHAAGERLEPYTNVPHHVIFSGLGTYPVARVGHTPQTAAEAEFDAIVVSTEASKDGVFKSKNHPEGVATLVVDASDGTVVGYQGLHLHADVMAKTMQVVVEMGVDVREIPDRAYHPTTPEILDSLIRSAVAELEVK; encoded by the coding sequence ATGGACACGCTCCACGTCGCGATCGTCGGTGCCTACGGCAGTGCCGGCGTCGCTACGGCCGATGAACTCCTCGAGCGAACCGACGAATCGACCCAGAACGTCCAACTCACGCTGATCGACGACGGCGATCCGGGCGGTGGCCTGTGTATACTCGAGGGGTGTATGCCCTCCAAGGACGTCCTTTCGGCAGCGAAACACCAGTATCAGGCCCGACACGACGACCGGCTCGAGGGAAAGGTCAACGCCATCCCCGAACGAGTCATCGAGCAGAAAGACGACCACATCCACGGCTTCGCCGAACACCGACGGAATCACGTCCACGAGTTAGCCGAACGCGAACGGGTCGAGTTCGTCCACGACCGGGCGCGGTTCGTCGACGACCGCACCCTCGCCGTCGGCGATCGAACCATCGAACCGGACTACGTCGTGATCGCCACCGGGTCGTCGCTCAACGTGCCCGAATTGCCCGGCATCGGTACCGTCGACTGGAATTCGAGCGCCGATGTCCTCGACGCGACGACGTTTCCCGACTCGGCCATCGCCATGGGCTTTGGCTACATCGGCCTCGAACTCGTCCCGTACCTCAGCGAAGTCGGCGACGTCGATATAACGGTTATCGAACACGACGACCGGCCCCTGGATGCGTTCGACCCCGCCTACGGTGAGACCATACTCGAGGTATACCGCGAGCACTTCGGCGTCGAAATTCTGACCGAAGCCGACGAACAGCGACTCGAGCGAACCGACGACGACGGCGTCCGACTCACGGTCGACCGACATGGGACCGAATCGACGGTGGAAGCTGATAACCTATATCTGTTTACCGGCCGACGGCCGAACGTCGAGGGACTCGGCCTCGAGCAAACGGGTCTCGAAGCGACCCGCGGATGGGTCGAACCGACGATGCAAGCGCGAGACGTCGAGCGCGTGTTCGTCGTCGGCGACGTCAACGGCCACGAGCCCATCCTGCACGTCGCCAAAGAGCAGGGGTTCGCTGCCGGGGCGAACATCCTCCGACACGCTGCCGGTGAGCGCCTCGAGCCCTACACGAACGTACCCCACCACGTCATCTTCTCCGGTCTGGGGACCTATCCCGTGGCTCGAGTCGGACACACACCACAGACGGCTGCCGAGGCCGAGTTCGACGCCATCGTCGTCTCGACCGAGGCGTCCAAAGACGGGGTGTTTAAGAGCAAGAATCACCCGGAAGGCGTAGCAACGCTGGTTGTCGACGCGTCGGACGGGACGGTCGTCGGCTATCAGGGGTTGCACCTCCACGCCGACGTGATGGCCAAAACGATGCAGGTCGTCGTCGAAATGGGGGTAGACGTCCGAGAGATTCCGGATCGGGCGTATCACCCGACGACGCCCGAAATTCTGGACAGTCTCATCCGGAGCGCGGTGGCCGAACTCGAGGTGAAATAA
- a CDS encoding helix-turn-helix transcriptional regulator, producing MKNELRAYRDRHDLSQGDLAAAVGVSRQTINALERERYDPSLELAFKLAGFFECSIEDLFDPELE from the coding sequence ATGAAAAACGAACTTCGGGCGTATCGCGACCGCCACGACCTCAGCCAGGGCGATCTCGCGGCAGCGGTCGGGGTCTCTCGTCAGACGATCAACGCGCTCGAGCGCGAGCGGTACGATCCCTCACTCGAGTTGGCGTTCAAATTAGCGGGCTTTTTCGAGTGCTCGATCGAGGACCTGTTCGATCCGGAGCTCGAGTAG
- a CDS encoding carboxymuconolactone decarboxylase family protein, which produces MADNDASDLPDELPSAAGRIATEYPDLWEQYTDLGKASAEAGPLEGETKRLVKLAQAVGTQSEGAVHSHTRRALEEGIEPEKLKHVALLAVTTQGFPEAVAALTWVEDITE; this is translated from the coding sequence ATGGCTGACAACGACGCGTCCGACCTCCCGGATGAACTGCCATCGGCGGCTGGGCGAATCGCCACGGAATATCCGGACCTCTGGGAACAGTACACCGACCTCGGCAAAGCCAGCGCTGAAGCTGGCCCGCTCGAGGGAGAAACGAAGCGACTGGTCAAACTGGCACAGGCCGTTGGCACCCAGTCGGAGGGAGCAGTCCACTCACACACGCGTCGTGCACTCGAGGAAGGTATCGAGCCCGAAAAGCTGAAACACGTCGCCTTGCTCGCCGTGACGACCCAGGGCTTCCCCGAAGCCGTCGCCGCCCTGACGTGGGTCGAAGACATCACTGAGTGA